AGAGAAAATCCGTTGGGTTCGAGTGAACCCAACGATTGTATGCTGGCTCCGCCCCAGCACAAGTTTATAGGTGTCTTCGTATATAAGTTTTCGTCTTAAACTCTTAATTTTGTACTTGCATTCAGATTCTTGGCATGTTTCTTTGTGTTTTCTTCCTAACATGCTTTTAAGGGGAAACTACGTCTTGGTGTAGCATTTCTAAACCTGGCCAAGATGTGGACATCTTGTTCCACTAAAACTAAAGTGGCAACTGGTAATAAATGGTAGCCATATATTGTAGATGGTGAAGATAATGGTTTTAAAAGAGAGTAGGGCCATATATAGTATGTAACAATAATAATACAGGTGACCAAAGTGCAGCAGCGCCACCACGAGAGCATATTGCCCTTCTAATTATAGTTTGtaaatttcagtttcaaaaaattctgaaaaaaagtaCACATGTATGCAAGGATGTAAAGTGTATGTGTGAACATTTTCACAATGAAATACCTTGCGAGCTGcacaaaaaaacaaaatcatggaCTTTAAAGATGAACAGTACATATGCTAAAAAGCCCTAGATTTGTCTTTTTTTTGTGTCGCTCACATTTTAATGTATTTCGACCTGAAAATTTGTACACAAGTACATTATGTATCGAGGTACATGTgtatttattttcaaaaaaaattgaaacagaaaagtttgaattttgaagttttcaaataaagGCCTCCATGAAGCTCGGTCTCCGTTTAGCATTTTTGAACCTTGTGTCGCTTCCTATCACCTTCTTCTTCGGCTGGGATTGATGGGTAGGCAAGCACGTCCGTACTTTCCATAAGTGAAGCTACTAGGGTTACACAAGCTAGTACTAAACATATTTTAATTAGCATTGCACTGCACAAGTAGTTTGCGTCTTATTAATTATGAGCTTGCATTCCTGGCATGTTCTAACAGGGGAAACTGCATCCCGGTGTAGCATTTCCAAACCTGTCAAAATGTTGACATCTTGTTCCACTAAAAGATCAATATACCCATCGTGGCCACGTTTGGTGGCCTCCTGAGGTCAAAGCTTAATCACAAAGCTATCTTTTTTGTTTCCATCATTAATTGTACCTTGCACTTCCATTTTTACACCTTATTATAGCCTGTAGCTTTTTTTTTGATGGGAAGGccttcatggctagctttatttatCAATGACCGCTACATATTCCAGAAGAAAGTTTACATCGTCCAGAAGAAAGTTTACACCTTATTATAGCCTGTAGCTAACCACATAGTGTCACGACAAATGATCCCCATATcaccaactctctctctctctctctctctctcataagcCTGCACCGTCGTCACGTACTAGAAAGAGAAATCAATGCAAGAACCTCTAGGCTGATCCACACACTTTGTCCTATCTCAAAAATATGAGAAAGCCTATACTGTACTAATTCCATAAGGGCATTTCTAATTGATCCCATAGAAAATAGATGAGTAAATCTTAGTGGAGTATATTTACTACACTAAGTTTTGACCGGAACTAGCCGATCCCCTATATATAATGGAGTAAACTTAAATTTGTCTCATACATTACGTTGAACACTTGCTATGCACCTCGGCGGTGAGTGGCAACCATGGTGACTACACTGGcgacgagcagcagcagcagaagcacacAGTTGGGAGGAGCAGCGACAGCAGGAGCACACATCGGCGGCGGCAAGCAGCAACAGTAGCAGCACATCCTTTTCTAAAAAACAGTAGCAGCACGTAGTGGGGAGGAGCAGCGGCGAGCAGCACGCACCAGCGACGAGATGTAGTAGCAGCACATGGCGGTGAGGAGCAGCGACGAGCAACATGCACCAGCGGTGAATGACAGCTGCACGCACGGGCGGCTAGCAGCAGCAACACGCACCAACGACGGCGAGCAACAACAGCACGCAACGTGGAGCAGCAATAGAAGCAGCACACACCAACAGCGGCAAGCTGCCGCAACAACATCACACATCGAGGGCGGCGAGCAGCAGCAACATGCAGCAGCGACGTGCAACAACAGCAACATTTAGTGGCCGTACCAGTAGTAGTACCGGTAGGGGTTGCCAGCGAGGTCACCGGCGAGGCCGTGGGAGCTTCAGGTGAGTAGCCGGACGGTCACGAGAAGGTCTTTCCATGAAGAAAAATTATAGTCGGCCGCCTCCAGACAGAGTAAATATATGAAGATTTTTAGGGACGGAGTAACATTTACTCCCTTACGACAGATAAGGGATTGGCTAGGTGCCGGTTAAAGGAGTAAAATCACATTTTTACTCTCTAACTGATTATAAGGGATCGGTTAGAAATACCCTAAGCAAGAACAAAAGCTATATACTATATTGCTACCACACACTTTGTGGTGTTGATTTGAAGTATGAGATCATCATATCACCATTCTAATTCTAGTTCTAATCTTTAGTTCCCTCATGGAGTGCGGCGTTTCTGCTCCCGGGCTCAAATGAGCCTGGGCAAAATAAATAATCATTAAAgatagaaaaaaattcaaaaaaatcccgAAATTGTTTTgcaagcaagatgctcatgtgtGCGTGATGTTCATGCAAAAATTGGTGGAGTTTGGACATTCGAGGAGCGCACAATTAAAAAGACAAAATTTAGCTATGTGAGTAAGGTTATTGTTCACACACTGTTTGGACCGATTTTCTCTCttttgccacgagctcctcaaatgtccaaagtgatgaaattttgcatggaCATCACGCAGGCGAACATCTTCTATACaaaattttttagtttttttttacatcaagttctctcgttttcccctccaccTTGGTCGCCGTGcgcaacctaagatgacttacacatctagacgaagggagtactaaaGATAAATACACGCGTCACGGCCACCTTTGGGTATCTCCACAGGTTCAAAGCTCAAGCAAAAAAGCTATCCATATACCACAACTTTCTTTTTTTCCATCATTAATTATTCCTTGTACTTCCATTTTTACACCTTAGTGCCTAGAACTGAAACTCAAGCTAATCATATGGTGGCACAACAAGCAATCCCCTCTGTCCGTTTTGCTCATAAGTCAATTAATCTTCGTGACATACTAGAAAGATAAATCGAGGAAAGAACCTCTCTAGGTCGATCCGTTCTCCTATTTGAAAAATATAAGAAAAATCTATACAACATTGCACAAGCAAGAAAAGAAGCTATATACATACTAGTATAAAAGTCCCCCAAGGCCCTAGGCCATAACACCAGCTAGAACTAGAAGCCACACCGAGTATCACCGACCTGCAGACCACTTTCACTGGCGATGACACTCGAAGAAGAGCTCTCCAAGCTGGCTGCCGATGTAGCGGCCATCTCGCCGGCACCGGTGAGGAAGGCCGTGGATGCACTGGCGCGCAGCagccccgcccgcgccgccgccgatgcCCTAGTCTACCTCTCCGTGGGCACGACCTGCGCGGTCTTCGCGGCCGCCTTCTTCACCATCTTCGCGGACCTGGCCTGCGCCCGCGGCTGGGGCTGCACCCCGGCCTATGTCCTGTCCGAGATAGCGGACTATCTATCCACACCTGTCCTGCTTCTCCTGCCGCCGGCgctcgtgctcttcttcctccGCGCCGCCGGCTGCAGGACCAAGGTACGTGCTCGTCACTCACTCTGCTCCATGGTTCTGCTTCCCGTGATGCTGATGAATTGATTGTGGAATGCGATAGGCGGCGGACGAGGAGAGCCTCATCGTGAAGAATGAcgagggggaaacccttctgtcgcCGTCGCCGCTGGCCTTGGCAATTCTGTGGCTTTTCATTGGGGCGGCGTCGATGGGAGCCATCTCCTTCCTTCTTTTCAAGTGTGGATATACAGAGATCTCCGACCTTCTCGGCTACGCGGCTCTCTTGTGCACGTTCATGTGGGAAGCCCTCGTCTATGTCCGCGCTGCAGTGGCGCTGTGGAGGATGAATCCCGGGCCAAGCAACATGGTGCCATCGACTGACTAAGGTAAGTTGCATTAATTAAGCTAAGCCGAACATCAACATCTCGCTTCCTCAAAAGTATTTTATCGGAACATAGTGTTTTCTACCAACAAATTGGTACTTCGAAGATGATGCAAGTAATGTTCAAGTCAAATGAGTAGAATGTAGATATCAGTTGGACCTATACATATGCATGTTTGCTATGAAATGAAAGTATAATTGTTGTCATCACGCATCACTCATCACCAAACCACCAATACTAGTCTTACTAAACTGGCGTACAATGGTAGAGATCAATGGAagagcaataatttttcttcttgaTCTTCTAATTTTTGCAGTTAAAGTTTTATTTTGCCTCAACTTGAAATTCCATTAACTCAATGGCCAGGTGCACAAGGTTTGGAGCCGGGCGAAGACGATGATCGAGAGTACTATGTACTGCAGAAGCGCTGCTGTTTATGTTGCTGTTCAGAATAAAGGGATGCACATCAGGACATGCCTGCCGTAGTGTCGTCTGATGTGTACTAGTAATCTATCTTTTTGTTTCTTGACTGGGACACTAGTAGTCTATCTAGTATAACTAGTGTGGTGTCAAGCTTGCTTCAGTTGGTGCTATGGTAGCGCTGATGATGTGACTGAAGCGCTATGGTAGCGTTGATTGGTGGTTACAGTGAACCGGACCTATATCTAACACAGGATTTGTGTTGCTGTTATTTAGCAGTACGTGCCCATACATATGACTGAACGTACGATATGATGCAGAGCCTCCATTCTATGTATGCAATCATAGCATTTTTACCGCCTATAACTTGTCCGCGAttataaatactccctccattccacaatgtagtgcttcctctatctccgtgcttcaactttgaccgtaaatttaactaccaagaccgattgcggcgggagcaaaaattatatcagtgaattcgtattcgaaagaagttttcaattatataatttttctcccgccgcagttggtcttgttggttaaatttatggtcaaagttggacctcggaaagcgcgggcgcactatattttggaatggaaggAGTAGCAGGAATGCACATGGCCTGCCGACTGCAGCAGCCGAATGGCAACTACCTGGGAGCGCATCTATGTCTCGCTTGACACGAGACACATGTGCCTCGCCTCGAGGGTCGCAAGAATGGGGCGGTCCAACAGTCTTCCTTCCTATGCTTCGTTTTGTTTGTTTGTTCCTTTGTCTATTCTAGTTTTTTTGTTCTACTTGTTCCCCCCCTTTCCCTTTATAATTTGTTgtattatatatataatattactTATTTTAAAAACTATCACCGCACATCTAACACATGTTCATGAAGTGTAAAAAATGATTCGTGGGTTTTCTGTAGAATATTCGTActattaaaaaaaatgttcatgacatttaGGAAAATATGTTCATTGTATTTTTTTAATATGTTTATGAAAATGTAAAAAATAAATGTTTAATGTCTGTATCATTCAGAAACTTGTTCATGACATTTATAAAGTGTTTGCATGTTTATTAAATATGTTTCATGAGATTTAAAAATGTTTTTTGAAATGGAAAAATTAGTTCACGTAGTTTTAGAAAAAAGTTCACAACATAAGAGAAAAAATTTGTGCCATTTAAAAAAATATCTCAAGACATAAAGTTGTTTGCGTTTTTTTTAAATGATGAATGTTTTTGAATATATTCAAACATGAGTTTAAAAATATTCagtgtgtattaaaaaatgttcaatgtgcattTTAAAAACagtcaacatgtatttgaaaaatgtttaatgtTCATTAGAAGAATGTTCAATGTGTAAAAAAATGTGCAACATGTATTCAAATAAAATCTAGAATGAAAAATGAGAAAAGGaattaaatgaaaaaggaaaaatgaaTAGAAACGAACCTCAAGAAAGCTGAAAGGAAACCGATGAAAACCAacagagaaaacaaaaaaatatgaagaaaaaataaagaaaaaaactatTTGAAAGGATTTAAAACCGCACCATGTTGGTCTACAGAACCTTCCTAATGCTGCTCTATTGGGCCGACCCACTATAGCAGTCACACAACAAAGCGCAGAGATGAGACGATGTTACATCTCGTAGTAAGTAATATATAGCACCGGTGGTCGATTGCTGATGGAACGGTGGCAATGTCTATTGATGCCACAGAAAGGGCCGAGAGTGTGTTGACCGGGTTTATTTCATTCTAGATTGACCGGAGGCACAGAATTTAGCAAGCTCTCCCAGGCATCGGAACAGGGGAAAGGTCTACACTACCAAAACATTAGCCTAATAGAAACAAAATACCATGTTGTCTTTGTGGTAAGCTCTCAGCTGCACAATATTAACTACCACATCAACTTAATGCTACACCTTAAATTCTATAGGACATATCTTGCTAGTACGTAATGGGCACGGTATAAATGACTTTCACGTTGTAACACATGGGTCGATCGTCTCCGTGTGCGGTACACGAGGGGAGTACGAGCAAGTGGCGTTAGTTGGACGGATAAAAAAGGAGGGGATAGAAGATGACAGAGCAGCCAAACCGTTGAAAAATAGCACGGCTGCTCGGCGCTGATAGCAATCCTTATAGCAAAGTTACATGTTGGACTCTTTTTTTGTTCAAAcataatatattttcatattaaaaTCTATATATAGCAAAGCTACTAGGCATAAGATAAGTCAAGTAGCAGTTGTGTAATAAATGATAGCCGTAGTAGTAGTTGGTGGAGTTAATGGTTGTGAAAGACAATATGACCATATATAGCACGTAATAATAGTAGTACATGTggtgaaccaacatgtggttggatggttagagagacagtggtatccccaacctaCCCAGTTTCCACTTTACTTATCTCTCTTACTCCATGTCCATCATTTTTTTGCTATATACGTGTATACTGCACCATGCAAATATGTATACTTCGAATGGAGAAACATCCACTTTGCTATAAGGTTTGCTATCACGGTGGTTGTCACAATTGCTGAACAAATGTGCTACACTTCCAAGTTTTAGTTGATTTGTTGTCTCAACCTGCACCACCCTTCTAGGCCCACACCGAGAAGATCGACCCCTTGTGTCATGATGGCGTGTGGCGCTGTTACACTTTGGTCACATGTACTGTTATTGTGACACAGTATATATCACAATATTCTCTTTCACAATATTACCTCCACCATCTAGGGATGACAATGGGTAGGGTATGTGTTGGTATAACCCCATTCTGCCCAAATCCATGCCCAAAGAAATCTTATGGAGGGGCTGaaatttaactcagaagaccaactcgtcaccctattctccttgagctatgATCTCTTAGTCCTCGCCTAGTTACTCTTAGATCTTCAAGGTAGGTTTCTAAGCCTTCACAAACTTGTTCTTCGAAAATCCACAACGACTCTTGGATGCTCTAAACTGACGCCTAACCATTTGAAGGTTAGAGTCTTCAAAAGTAACCCGTCTTTGGATCACGTGTAATAGATTCTTcaatggtgctcaatcaccttggTTTTTGCATACTCGGTTTTTCTTCACTAGGATTCACTCCTAAGCTTGAAGAGGGTGGATTGCTCTAACGACAATTGTGGAAATTTTGCACCGAGCAGCCAACCAACTAATGGTGGTGACGGTTGGCTATTTATAGTCGGGGTCACAACACGAGGCCTCGAAATGACAATTGGATGGCACGGGCCATCCAACCCTCTATAGCCAGCGAAGCAACGGTCGGAAACTTGTACTCACAAATTCATTATGGCTGGAAAACCCAAACTGATGTTTCCTAACTCTTTAGCGAGGACTAGGGTCCCAAAGAATATCATCTCAAACACTAAAAAAAACTGCTCTACAAGAGATatccaaagtcttcactcgaagaatAAGTTGGATTGGGCACACATTTGAAATATTGTCCTAGGATCACttggaccccccccccctccttaacAGTACGGATTGCTCTATGACTCGGTGAAGAATAAAAGAAGAATAAAAAGACTAAGTCTTAAAAATCTAGTTCTTCGGCTAATTCTTGACAGCAGGCGCACCTAATTCCTCAATGTTTCCTTCACATTTTTATGGGCCACTTATGACGGTTAAGCAAAATCTTCAGGGACTTCCACATATGTATACACACAAACAAATTCCTTACATGACTGTTAGGGTTCCTTTGTCTCCTGGCGGCGCCTGCGTCTACCTTTTCCACAGAAGGTAGTAGAGTGATATTCAACACTGATGGGCTGAGTGCACGACTGCAGACACATCAGAAAAGAATTCCCTATCTTATGCTTAAGGCGTCGAATAAACACACACTCCTCTCAAGCGCTAGGCTCCGTAATAGGCCGGCCCATGTAGCACCCACTG
The sequence above is drawn from the Triticum aestivum cultivar Chinese Spring chromosome 7A, IWGSC CS RefSeq v2.1, whole genome shotgun sequence genome and encodes:
- the LOC123153548 gene encoding uncharacterized protein — protein: MTLEEELSKLAADVAAISPAPVRKAVDALARSSPARAAADALVYLSVGTTCAVFAAAFFTIFADLACARGWGCTPAYVLSEIADYLSTPVLLLLPPALVLFFLRAAGCRTKAADEESLIVKNDEGETLLSPSPLALAILWLFIGAASMGAISFLLFKCGYTEISDLLGYAALLCTFMWEALVYVRAAVALWRMNPGPSNMVPSTD